AGCAGCAGTGAGGAGGAGAGTAGTGGGGATGAAGATCCCACTCCACAGTCCACTAAGGCCAGCCGGGGACGTAAACGTCTCCGTGGTGTAACTTATGCTTATCGTTCAGACCTTAGCATTGCCAAAAAGTGGACGCTTCGGATGCTCATGCACTTCACAAATGTTGCTTTAGCCAACAGCTGGCTACTGTACCGCCAAGATCACACAGTACGTGGCACACCAAGAAAGGGCATCATGCAATTTATTGAATTCCGAATGGAAGTGGCTAAGACATACTTGGCCCAGCATAACAATGAACAGGAAGACAGTACAGACCTCTCAGAACAGGAAAACAACACAGACCATTCAGAGCCAGAGAAAAAGCGCACTGTGAAGGAAGTGCCCCACATCTCAGTCTGCAGAAGGGCTAATGCACATCCTTCCATAGGTGGTCTATCTGAAGAATGCAGCACTTGAGTTCAATTTGTAACATGCAAGGTGTTCTTGTGCTTGCAAGCTGCAGGCAACTGTTACACAGTTTTTCACAGTGGTTAAGTGTGATCAACTGTTCCCACAGATAAAAAAAGACATTCCTAGTTTGGAGTAGTTAAAGTTTTGGGCTGTTGTGTGATATGACCGCTTGTTTCTTATAAATGATGTTTTTCTATATCCATGTTTAGAAGTTGAAACGTATATATGCAACagtaacaataaaaactgttCAGGCACAGTACTCAGGCTTTAAATAAAAGAGATTTGCACTTTGTTACACAATggtgtatttgattttttttctatggatACAGACCAAGTGTCCACATATGTGGacatcatttttttcaaaaagtgcttCATGTTCAAAGATAATATctggttattatatttattggttCCTCCTAACCCCAAATAGCTAGAAGAAATCTAAAATGCAAGTCAAACCAATGTTCGGGTCTTAGGAGGATATACTATATGAATAGAATATTATGAGATGTATTCTTCATTTTCTTAGCACCAAACGATGAAAAATCAATATGCTTACAAGGAATTaccactatttttattttttttattcttgttattttCTATATACCTCTTCCAT
The sequence above is drawn from the Cyprinus carpio isolate SPL01 chromosome B5, ASM1834038v1, whole genome shotgun sequence genome and encodes:
- the LOC109079048 gene encoding uncharacterized protein LOC109079048 gives rise to the protein MDTYTAIWWGQKRKTLYTEIPRWRRTHPKSQAAAPDQNVHKGIFLSKALEIVSESIAGDNSEVEDLSDIDNPVEDVDYHPPQQEPSSSEEESSGDEDPTPQSTKASRGRKRLRGVTYAYRSDLSIAKKWTLRMLMHFTNVALANSWLLYRQDHTVRGTPRKGIMQFIEFRMEVAKTYLAQHNNEQEDSTDLSEQENNTDHSEPEKKRTVKEVPHISVCRRANAHPSIGGLSEECST